A genome region from Engraulis encrasicolus isolate BLACKSEA-1 chromosome 6, IST_EnEncr_1.0, whole genome shotgun sequence includes the following:
- the mfsd12a gene encoding major facilitator superfamily domain-containing protein 12a, which translates to MSDNNQPAGLHICRRLSYAVGHFLNDLCASMWFTYLLVYYHTVLGFKNTYAGVLLLAGQIADGICTPLIGYESDTTKGCGTYGKRKTWHLVGTVSVLVSFAFIFNQCIGCDVNTPQYASLVYFLPFIVVFQFGWAATQISHLSLIPELVTCEYAKVELTAYRYAFTVVANITVYGAAWLFFHLQAGHEDASLGPADIPVFRNLSLLVLAVGAVTSVLFHVGTREKSYGAADAEAEPGERQHLLSSAPKPPNPAPCTAKLQWKHWLLEPSFYQVALLYMSTRLIVNLSQTYVSMYLTNTLMLPKNYIATIPLVMYVSGFVSSFIMKPISKLIGKCMTYFAGLLLIMAFGYWCLLDTHMASSVYGAAVLLGTGSATILVMSLSLTADLIGDQTQSGAFVYGAMSFTDKLANGLVVMLIQGLHPCQTEACCPACVWYYHYVMSGVTGGVAMLASLVLCTLLIWPIKLRRRLPVISGLLGTEDTETDDTSEDTSPSLN; encoded by the exons ATGTCGGACAACAACCAGCCAGCTGGTCTGCACATCTGCCGGCGGCTCAGTTATGCAGTGGGACACTTTTTAAACGACCTGTGTGCCTCGATGTGGTTCACCTATCTCCTGGTTTACTACCACACGGTGCTTGGGTTCAAGAACACTTATGCCGGCGTGCTGTTACTCGCGGGCCAGATAGCAGACGGAATCTGCACGCCGCTCATCGGATACGAGTCCGACACCACAAAGGGATGCGGGACTTACGGGAAACGGAAAACGTGGCACCTAGTGG GTACAGTGAGTGTGTTGGTGTCATTCGCCTTCATCTTTAACCAGTGTATCGGCTGCGATGTCAACACTCCTCAGTATGCCAGTCTGGTCTACTTCCTCCCCTTCATCGTCGTCTTCCAGTTCGGCTGGGCGGCCACTCAGATCTCACACCTGTCCCTCATCCCAGAGCTGGTCACCTGCGAGTATGCCAAGGTGGAGCTGACCGCATACAG gtaTGCGTTTACGGTGGTTGCCAACATCACGGTGTACGGCGCCGCCTGGCTCTTCTTCCACCTGCAGGCCGGACACGAGGACGCCAGCCTGGGACCTGCTGACATCCCCGTCTTCAGG aacCTGAGTCTGCTGGTGTTGGCTGTGGGGGCGGTGACCTCGGTGCTGTTCCACGTGGGGACGCGGGAGAAGAGCTACGGGGCGGCCGACGCGGAGGCGGAGCCGGGGGAGAGACAACACCTACTCAGCTCCGCCCCCAAGCCCCCCAACCCCGCCCCCTGCACCGCAAAACTACAGTGGAAACACTGGCTACTGGAACCCTCATTCTACCAG gTGGCTCTCCTCTACATGTCCACTCGACTGATCGTCAACTTGTCTCAAACTTACGTCTCCATGTACCTCACCAACACTCTCATGCTGCCCAAG aacTACATCGCTACCATCCCGCTGGTCATGTACGTGAGTGGTTTCGTCTCCTCCTTTATCATGAAGCCGATCAGCAAACTCATCGGCAAATGT ATGACGTACTTCGCTGGTCTGCTGCTCATCATGGCGTTTGGCTACTGGTGCCTGCTCGACACCCATATGGCCTCGTCTGTGTACGGGGCGGCCGTGCTGCTGGGCACCGGCTCCGCCACCATCCTCgtcatgtctctctccctcaccgcAGACCTCATCGGAGACCagacg CAAAGTGGGGCGTTTGTGTACGGAGCCATGAGCTTCACTGACAAGCTGGCCAACGGACTGGTGGTGATGCTGATACAAGGACTACACCCCTGCCA gactgAGGCGTGctgtcctgcgtgtgtgtggtacTACCACTACGTGATGTCCGGGGTGACGGGGGGCGTTGCCATGCTAGCATCGCTGGTCCTCTGCACACTGCTCATCTGGCCAATCAAACTGCGGAGAC